A single region of the Stenotrophomonas sp. Marseille-Q4652 genome encodes:
- the ppnN gene encoding nucleotide 5'-monophosphate nucleosidase PpnN, which translates to MSRKEGMARALPVQDARIYPRGGLDVLSRAEVARLRDASSGGMHELLRRCALAVLTSGSASDDPRAASDLYPDFDIQVTQQDRGVLIDLVNAPAQAFVDGVIIKGIAELLYAVVRDLAYTAIELGPEYAAELESSEGITNAVFGLMRNARGLQPGDPNLVVCWGGHSIPRDEYLYTKQVGYELGLRGLDICTGCGPGAMKGPMKGATIAHAKQRKHPTRYIGITEPGIIAAESPNPIVNQLVIMPDIEKRLESFVRLGHGIIVFPGGVGTAEEILYLLGLLLQEENRDIPFPFILTGPTASAPYFEQIDQFIRLTLGDVAASRYEIIVADPEAVARRMSAGIRKVKEYRVAHKDSFYFNWSLSIPLDLQQPFVPTHEAMAALDLHHGRKPHELAADLRRAFSGIVAGNVKEDGLRRVEEFGPFRINGDRDIMQSLDALLRAFVEQRRMKISGDYKPCYEVVA; encoded by the coding sequence ATGAGCAGGAAGGAAGGTATGGCGCGTGCGCTGCCGGTGCAGGATGCGCGTATCTACCCGCGTGGCGGGCTGGATGTGCTGTCGCGTGCGGAGGTGGCACGGCTGCGTGATGCTTCCAGCGGCGGCATGCACGAGCTGCTGCGCCGTTGTGCGCTGGCGGTGCTGACCAGCGGCAGTGCTTCGGACGATCCGCGTGCGGCGTCGGACCTGTACCCGGATTTTGATATCCAGGTGACCCAGCAGGACCGCGGCGTGTTGATCGACCTGGTCAATGCGCCGGCGCAGGCGTTTGTCGATGGCGTCATCATCAAGGGCATTGCCGAGCTGCTGTATGCCGTGGTGCGCGACCTGGCCTATACAGCGATCGAGCTGGGGCCGGAATATGCGGCCGAGCTGGAGTCGTCGGAGGGCATCACCAATGCGGTATTCGGCTTGATGCGCAATGCGCGCGGCCTGCAGCCTGGAGACCCGAACCTGGTGGTGTGCTGGGGCGGCCACTCCATCCCGCGTGACGAATATCTGTACACCAAGCAGGTGGGTTACGAGCTGGGCCTGCGCGGGCTGGATATCTGCACCGGTTGCGGTCCGGGTGCAATGAAGGGGCCGATGAAGGGCGCGACCATCGCGCATGCCAAGCAGCGCAAGCATCCCACGCGCTACATCGGCATTACCGAGCCGGGCATCATCGCCGCCGAGTCGCCGAACCCGATCGTCAACCAGCTGGTGATCATGCCGGACATCGAGAAGCGCCTCGAATCCTTCGTGCGCCTCGGCCACGGCATCATCGTGTTCCCCGGCGGCGTCGGCACGGCCGAGGAAATCCTCTACCTGCTGGGCCTGCTGCTGCAGGAAGAGAACCGCGACATCCCGTTCCCCTTCATCCTGACCGGCCCGACCGCGTCTGCGCCGTACTTCGAGCAGATCGACCAGTTCATCCGGCTGACGCTCGGCGACGTGGCCGCGTCGCGCTACGAGATCATCGTGGCGGATCCGGAAGCCGTGGCCCGGCGGATGTCGGCCGGCATCCGCAAGGTCAAGGAATACCGGGTCGCACACAAGGACTCGTTCTACTTCAACTGGTCGCTGTCGATCCCGCTGGACCTGCAGCAGCCCTTTGTCCCGACCCACGAGGCGATGGCCGCGCTCGACCTGCACCACGGCCGCAAGCCGCACGAACTGGCTGCCGACCTGCGCCGCGCGTTCTCGGGCATCGTCGCCGGCAACGTCAAGGAAGACGGCCTGCGCCGGGTCGAGGAATTCGGCCCGTTCCGCATCAACGGCGACCGCGACATCATGCAGTCGCTCGACGCGCTGCTGCGTGCGTTCGTGGAGCAGCGGCGGATGAAGATCTCCGGGGATTACAAGCCGTGCTACGAGGTCGTGGCCTGA
- the pilV gene encoding type IV pilus modification protein PilV has protein sequence MTRPIRRSSGPRRSVAGFSLIEVLIAILVLALGLLGYALLQTMNLRYTQSANYRTVATNLAHDLLDQMRANRLSVELYGSTSSFTAGSVTVPAGGCTRPTTTGPASRVTAAQSIARWKCSVADALGPGAAANVSYADGVANVAITWAERVESGSPTTFAVSTRL, from the coding sequence ATGACTCGACCCATCCGCCGGAGCTCCGGGCCGCGCAGGTCCGTCGCAGGCTTCAGCCTGATCGAAGTGCTGATCGCGATCCTCGTGCTGGCCCTGGGCCTGCTCGGGTATGCGCTGCTGCAGACGATGAACCTCCGTTACACCCAGAGCGCGAACTACCGGACCGTCGCGACCAACCTCGCGCACGATCTTCTCGACCAGATGCGCGCCAACCGTCTGTCCGTCGAGCTGTACGGCAGCACGTCGAGCTTCACCGCGGGATCGGTGACGGTTCCGGCCGGAGGCTGTACCCGGCCCACGACCACGGGACCTGCAAGCCGCGTGACCGCCGCACAGAGCATCGCGCGCTGGAAATGCAGCGTGGCCGACGCGCTCGGCCCGGGCGCGGCAGCGAACGTCAGCTATGCCGACGGGGTCGCCAATGTGGCGATCACGTGGGCCGAGCGCGTCGAGAGCGGCTCTCCCACCACCTTCGCCGTGAGCACCCGCCTATGA
- a CDS encoding GspH/FimT family pseudopilin, translating into MRRIRTAGFTLVELMVTIAIVAILAAIAFPNFEYTLRSNRVATTTNELIGSLALARSEAIRNPTGAAICPSANGTSCDASGAWGDGWAVWIDLNGNGAIDGTERVVRYVQARNRILVGGTSAPIRFDNRGRQAGGAREFTVQPSECASGTDLKRVLTVSATGQARVARTTCTT; encoded by the coding sequence ATGCGCCGCATACGTACAGCGGGTTTCACGCTCGTCGAGCTGATGGTCACGATCGCGATCGTCGCGATCCTGGCCGCGATCGCGTTTCCGAATTTCGAGTACACGCTCCGCTCCAACCGCGTGGCGACCACGACCAACGAGCTGATCGGCTCCTTGGCGCTGGCCCGCTCGGAGGCGATCCGCAACCCCACCGGCGCCGCGATCTGCCCCAGCGCGAACGGAACGAGCTGCGATGCGTCGGGCGCCTGGGGAGACGGCTGGGCTGTCTGGATCGATCTGAACGGCAACGGCGCGATCGACGGCACCGAGCGCGTGGTGCGCTACGTGCAGGCGAGAAACCGGATCCTGGTCGGTGGCACGTCCGCCCCGATCCGCTTCGACAATCGCGGCCGTCAGGCGGGCGGCGCCCGCGAATTCACCGTGCAGCCGAGCGAATGCGCATCCGGTACCGATCTGAAACGCGTCCTGACCGTGTCCGCAACCGGACAGGCCCGGGTCGCCCGAACCACCTGTACCACCTGA
- a CDS encoding PilW family protein: MSAHLMRGRMRGLSLIEVMIALLIGSILLLALVQVFSASRAASQTSEGMARVQENARFAMDYLQRDLRMAGHFGCVNDQAHLLTPGALVNHTAASAGFPVSIRGYDATGSAPGGSINLATPAAGWTPGLPTAFDDLGALAGSDIIELRYLGNQGVPVSTITHPTTSSTLISVPPARWNALTTDGVANPTMFGIADCTFADLFPASAVNATGGTVTLNATIDRYTPQPAGQTMLYRAESLVYYVAPGAGGGRSLWRARADNSGAYPATGREELVEGIESLQFIYGLDRVTTVDTTAPSGYIDDYRSASTITDTAEQWRRVGTVQVGILASSPNRAASAQPTTNRQVMGVAFAPPTGDTHFRATYETTVALRNRLFGN, encoded by the coding sequence ATGAGCGCCCATCTGATGCGTGGACGGATGCGTGGCCTGTCGCTGATCGAGGTGATGATCGCGCTGCTGATCGGCTCGATCCTGCTGCTGGCCCTGGTGCAGGTGTTTTCCGCCTCGCGCGCGGCGTCCCAGACCTCGGAGGGAATGGCACGCGTGCAGGAGAATGCACGGTTCGCGATGGACTACCTGCAGCGCGACCTGCGCATGGCCGGGCATTTCGGTTGCGTCAACGATCAGGCGCATCTGTTGACGCCGGGGGCGCTGGTCAACCATACCGCCGCTTCGGCAGGGTTCCCGGTCTCGATCCGCGGCTACGATGCGACCGGCTCGGCGCCGGGAGGCTCGATCAATCTCGCCACGCCTGCAGCAGGCTGGACGCCCGGTCTGCCGACAGCGTTCGACGACCTGGGCGCGCTCGCGGGCAGCGACATCATCGAACTGCGTTACCTGGGCAACCAGGGCGTGCCGGTGAGCACGATCACCCATCCGACGACCTCGAGCACCCTGATCAGTGTGCCGCCTGCGCGCTGGAACGCGCTGACCACCGATGGCGTTGCCAACCCGACGATGTTCGGGATCGCCGACTGCACGTTTGCGGACCTTTTCCCGGCATCGGCAGTCAACGCGACCGGGGGTACGGTCACGCTGAATGCCACGATCGATCGCTATACGCCGCAGCCGGCGGGGCAGACGATGCTCTATCGCGCCGAATCGCTGGTCTATTACGTCGCGCCGGGCGCGGGCGGCGGGCGGTCACTGTGGCGGGCCCGGGCCGACAACAGCGGCGCCTATCCCGCGACGGGCCGCGAAGAACTCGTGGAAGGCATCGAAAGCCTGCAGTTCATCTACGGGCTCGACCGGGTGACGACGGTCGACACCACCGCGCCCAGCGGATACATCGACGACTACCGCAGCGCCTCCACGATCACCGACACCGCGGAGCAGTGGCGCCGGGTCGGTACGGTCCAGGTGGGCATCCTGGCCAGCAGCCCGAACCGGGCCGCATCGGCGCAGCCCACCACCAACCGCCAGGTGATGGGCGTCGCGTTCGCGCCGCCGACCGGCGACACGCATTTCCGCGCCACCTACGAAACCACGGTCGCCCTGCGCAACCGTCTGTTCGGCAACTGA